AGTGTAGAAGGGATATGTAAAGAAGAGGGAGGATAAAAGACTTCAAACAGCCCAGATAAATGCAGCCCTCTCAGTTGCAAGGCTATCTACCGTAGTTGCAGGAACTATTGGAAATTGGTCCTTCAGGTCAAATAATTTGAGTGGCATGAAGATGCATGCTGCAATAACATCAGCTGTAGCGCTAGTGGCAGCCTCATGTGCTGAGGTGGCAAAATCTGCTAGAGCTACTAGGGAACAGGTTTCATTAGTCATTAATATGGGATTGGAGACTAGAGCACTGGGAGATTTGCTCACACTAACTACTAGAGCGACAGCCTATAAGATCAAGAACCAGACCAGCTCATTTTCACAAAGGTAAAAACATTTCACAAAGGTAAAAACAAAAGATAATTTGTGGATGATGAGCACCTTGTAGCTAACACAGTAACCAATGAAGCATTTTACCATTAGTTCAATGAAGCATTTCTGAAGCCAAAatagggtggtggtggtggtggagcaagAATGGAGGAGAAGGGGTTAGAGCTTACCTGTAGGGACATCGGGGCGCACCGGCATCGGGACCGCTGGCGGAGGGAGAGCACATGGGCACTAGGGCACTAGGGCTGCCTGGGGGAGGGAGCGTGGACACCGGAGCACATGGGTACCAGAGCCACCGGGGGAGGAAGCAGGGATGCCGGGGCGCACCAGCACGGTAGCACCGGGGCCACCGGTAGAGGGAGCGCGGACACCGGAGCGCatggcggcggaaaccctagccgTTGGGGGGAACGGTGGTGCGTAGGGCAAAAGATGGACTGGGGGTTGGAGGCGGATCGGGGGAGGTAGGGCACGGCGGAGTTAGGGCATAGAGGCGGCGGAGGTAGGGCACGATGGAGGTAGGGCATAGAGGCGGCGGAGGTAGGGCACAGAGGCGTCACCCACGGCTAGGGTTCCGCAGCGGGTCCCAGCGGCGGACGCAGCCAAGGAAGATGGAGCCAAGAAAACTTGAGGGAGGACTACCAGAGCGCATGGCCGGGCATGCACGGGACAGTGGAGGTGAGGGGAAGCGGCGCTACCGCACGgagacggtggcggcggtgggggtTCGGCAGCCTGACGAAGTCCGCAAGGAAGAAGAGCGccctgacttagaaaatttttggcCTCCCACGGGCTCTGGTTTATATACCggagggcatttgtaggggtgtcTCCTGAGTTAGcctcccctacaaatcgatttgtaggggcgattcctgagctagccgcccctacaaatattttcaatttattttaattactaattctgtaattcattcatatatataaagaacacaatgtaaatttatatattagtttttttattattctatatatataaatatatgtatatataaacaattttattatatatatagatataattctatattttcttctttacaaaaataaaatattaaaatttgaatttcaaaacaacaaATAGAATTTTatgacactaaatgacctcaaataaaaaatttgtaaacatcaaagttatagaactcatTAAGATggacaacttatattttggtcatcttttcatttgaccaaatttgaacggttcaaattttgaattttaataaatgtcaacttcaaataagattttgaaaccttaaatggtttcaaataagaaagtcatgaacatagaagttgttgaacatatcactatctacaacttttattttggtcatcttttcattagaccaaatttgaacaattgaaattttaaatttcaataaatgacaacttcaaacaagatttcgaaaccttaaatgatttcaactaaaaaagtcgtgaacataaaagttgttgaactcatcactatctacaacttttattttggtcacttcttcatgtgacaaagtattagtaaacattgttcacaaattcacatatgactcatagttttatgaactatacgagagacattttgatttgtgaacaatgtttactatcactttgtcagatgaaaaaatgaccaaaataaaagttatagatcttgatgagttatacaactttggtactcattaatttttcagctgaaatcatctAATGGTTGATAATCTCGTTAGAAcctgtcattttttaaaatttgaaaatttaaattgctcaaactttatcaaatgaaaagaatgaccaaatcaacatagtaacttgatagggaatgattttagaaaattttagcaaaaaaaccatcatatttggtgttagtacgagggagaaagactagttacaaattttacccagaaattaaaaagaaaaatcacaactgttcataatgaacaagtgtgatttctctttttaatctgtggctgaaacttgtaactagtttttctccctcatactaactccaaatgtgatggttttttctctaaatttttttaaaatcatactctatcattttagtctagtcgtctatctttatcactaattttggataatttaaatttttaatttcaaaaaataacaacttcaaacctaGTTTTCAACCATTAATGATTTCagttgtaaaagtgatgaatataaaagttattgaacacatcactatctacacttttattttggtcatctttttatttgacaaaatttgaacagttcaaattttgaatttcagaaaatgacagcttcaaacaaaattttgaaaccttaaatcatTTCAACTAGAaatgtcatgaacataaaagttgttgaactcatcactatctacaccttttattttgatcatttcttcatttaataaagtgttagtaaatattgttcacaaatccacatatcactcatagtttcataaactatacaaGAGAcgtgttgatttgtgaacaatgtttactatcattttgtcagatgaagaaatgatcaaaataaaagttttagatcttgataagttatacaactttggtattcatcactttttcagctgaaatcatttggtgtttcagaatcttgttagaacttgtcattttttaaaatttgaaaatttaaattgttcaaactttgtcaaacgaaaagaatgaccaaatcaatatagtaacttgatagggcatgattttagaaaaatttaggaaaaaatcatcatatttggagttagtatgagggagaaagactagttataaattttacctagagattaaaaagaaaaatcaccactattcatgatgatcaatgataaacaagtgtgatttctctttttaatctgtggctgaaacttgtaactagtttttctctctcatactaactccaaatatgatggtttttttcctaaaattgtctaaaatcatgctctatcattttagtctagtcatctatctttgtcactaattttgaacaattcaaattttgaatttcagaaaatgataactttaaacctgattttcaaccactaaatggtttcagctgtaaaggtgatgaatataaaagttgttgaacacatcactatctacaacttttattttggtcatctttttatttgataaaatttaaatagttcaaattttgattttcaaaaaatgacagcttcaaacaagattttcaaccactaaatgatttcaactgtaaaggtgatgaatataaaagttatacaactcatcaagatctcctacttttattttggccatttcttcatttcataaagtgttaagtgatttcataaagttttagtagtaatagagtggatattgaaatagattcatctggatgttgcaaaggttagtctcacacatatgcataaatgtagtctcacacacatacataaatatatagtcttacacacatacataaatatatagtctcacacgcatacataaatgaagtcttacaaacacacacttatacaaatactccacgttcaacaactagctagcccgctgtaacgacttttcccttgacaccttttcgttcctatggcaatatgtctttgggcaggttcttttccacaacactgatcttcttagtaAAGTCTGTGAATAGTAGTATCTCATCGTAGTtcttgtaagcttcaacatcatccacgccatcaactctgataatgtgttgttttccatagacaaccacgtgctttgtcttcttctttggggggaggttactttgtgggtcaggcatatagaaaacttatgcgacacatgaagcaagcacccaagggtcatcttggtagcctagattgtcgaggtccaggactctcaatccgatctcgttcagttggtgttgtttgatccaacggcattgaaacagggccaccgttatatctcttccatagtcaagttcccatatctcttcaatgatgccaaagtattggatctttcgccccaatccattgagagcttctattcgaatgtcactgttttggttcacatatttactatcctttatgtgggtatagtacgtatacccattgatgtcgtaagcattccaagatgtcacttgtctcgatggcccctccaccaacctactgatggtaatagagtctatggtttctctagatggtatgttttggtccttcaaccatgtatttagtcgttgcttgtgctgtttcatgacccaatcatctgaacgaccagttctctctgccataatgatagccaagtgttcattaaTGTACGGTtgtatcagttgtgtactctacaagacagtATAATGCGCCTGattcacctctttgtaatcatggtcgatgaatacttttctaccactggtgcccttcccagctagcctacccttgtgacgagaatcgggtttaccaatccctttttgtacttttaggtactcttgacagcactcgacgacttctttagtactataaccctctatcatggagctctctgggtatgctcgattatgcacgtatcgacttagaaccgatatgaaccgctcataggaccaaatttcatgcaagtagcaagggcccagcgcctgtatctgatgaaccatatgaatcatgagatgtggcattatataaaaaaagcaagaggtaaacacatctctagttggttttgtgtctccaccacaaattcatgtaggtcactcagctcttgcttgccaatcgccttctatgagatctttgaaaagaaatagcacatgcgggtgatggccattttcaagaactctggatTTATAGCCTTGATTGAAATAGATAGAAATACTGTTAGCATCACATGATAATCGTGAgtcttgcagtgtgttattgacaagtccttcatcgacactagcttcttcacattcgctgaaaacccagtcaggactttgacccctctcaggaaagtgcatatagctctcttctcgtctggtgctaggttgaagcacgccgtgggcagagtgtattttccattagcctcaggtaccaagtgaagctgtggcatcacgtttagctgcaccatgtctttctgtgatttcagaccatcctttgacttgcctgtgtccatcaaggtagcaatgagactctctaAGACATatttctgcacgtgcatagcatcaatggcatggggacctccaagtctggccaataaggcagatactgaaacaagattgattgtttcttaaaaggtacgcctttgacaggaggtgtgcttctatctctgtttgtcctatccagattcttctttccataaatgacgtgtatgtttttcaccattctatacatgtgttctccgttatgacgtctctccggaggatGTTCAATCTTCatggtgttgtcataaaatctaaagaacaatttgctgcggtacttgtgacttgtctttaagaagagtcagttccttaggtaaactatcttcttggatgcatccaggtacacccatatagtaccatccaagcaaaccaagcatcccgtctttcctttgatctgttcagacaaagcaaacagcgtagggtaatcattggtaataacaaatattattgctctacatatgaagttctcctttcggaatgcatcgtacatcggctccccatgccttcaTAGCCTCCTCCATTTCtggcatcaaaggctcgaggaacacatctatatcaatgcctggttgtttagggccagcaataagaatagtgaggagaaggtattttctcttctgacacaaccatattgggatgttgtacatggtcaagatcactagccaagtgctgtggtcactcatcctctcattaAAGGGATTTATtctatcggtgctcaagccaaaccgtacattccttaggtcatcgctgaattctttatgcttctcatcgaacctttgccactgactacaattagccgggtgtgcaatcttatcatcatccaccttgcgttcatcatcccaccatgtcatgagtgcggcttctttagggtttaggaagatacgtctcaagcggtcggtcactggtaggtaccacattaccaaggtaggaattcttctctgctttgcattgtTGCCTAATAGAgtatcctctgggggctgagattcttgtaccaccttttttgtacccttcttattcctctttttccccgtggaggcttcgtccccactataaaggtcattgttcttgtaccagctggccccacaccagggacatttatctagtgacatgaacgttttgccatgaaaaagtatacggTGGtttgggcatgcatggatttttttaaaCCCCCGTTGTCAATGGACtcatgaccttcttcgcttggtttgtgttggcgggaactgagtttggttgtggcagcacccatgataggagacgcaatagatcattgaaactatagtctgaccagccgtacttagcctttaggctgagtagctcaagcacaaaacgtagcaatgtccaatatgtcggatagcccttttcaacaccatacacagtcttcttcgatgcttttgtcacccttttcaaattttctagaccttttgagctctttagtaaaatctctagtccaagggctcgaatcatatcctccaaatcatcttcatccctgacatgtgctccaccatcattattggcaccaccttcattgttaccatcccaaccaccagcatcaccaccttgttcattgccaaactcgggatccattcgttcatcaagctctactgaatattgagacagggattctagggtttcatcgtcgtattcctcctcatcctcgttgttaacaataaccgtttcaccattatgaatccacactgtgtagtcctcaacaaatcctcgtataatcaaatgtgatatgatgatagtcacatctgtccatgccatacggtttttgcaatctttacagggacaaataattgtatccttattctctgtcaacgtcgttgcatgcttctttgcggcttcaataaatttatctacctcttcacggaaacctaccttgaaccttaatgaaccatacatccaatagttcatgtactccatcttttacaacaacaacaacaaaacaaacattaaaggactacttattcatatatatataaatgaatcaaattaattattacttgagaataattgtatatacttcagatatatatgaatataaatcaaatataattacatgaagcatacaaacacaccatggtagaggaaaattaattaatgacccatttatccataaataattaaaatacatatttgttgattataataaacaatttcaaagacaacaattagcaacaattatattttacccaatatctttcatgcaaaccctagtccaatttcatcaaacataaatttacaaaaacaaaattaataaaaaaaccaaaccctagatctacatgcacatgaaacatccataaaattaactaattgttcactaaaataaaaaaacatggaccaaataagggtatgatcttgttcccctacctaatttacccaagtacattcaaaacttgggtctaatttgctttataagtagctcaagcaccatagaagagagagaaaagcaaagcTCTAATTACTCAccaaccaaccattaaaacttcaaaaaaagagtgtggaatagcattttcttaccttctacaacctctccaccaaaggatttgagaccaaaaccttcccccttagtagagtaatttttgggaggtgcccaaggcctccccacctttctttcacgggttggagtgagtgacccgaggagaaagaatgtGCTGCAgtttttttatatgtgggtcatttataagggcggctggtgattgagccacccctacaaatcgcatgtatttatacgtggggcatttgtaggggcgactcaatcaccagccgtccctataaatattTACACCGGGGGTGGCtgatgagtgagccgcccctataaatccgactcatttgtaggggcggctcgtatcaccagccgcccctactgtttcatttataggggcggctggtcccGTAGCTtctgagcacgccactgtagggacggctccatcatcggtcgcccctaaaaaaaatttatcccgttgctacaaaccatttTTCACGTAGTGCTAAACCTATATCCACACTGCAACTGAAATGACCGGCTGATAATACATACCAAATGGCTCCCAATTGGTGCAAATGAAATACGGCATGAGAGGTGTCTACAACCACTACCTGGAATAGAAAAGGAATTGTTTCTTCACTTGTTGAAAGCCCTCACTCTCCAGGGATAACAAATCAGCTTCATCATGATCATGACAAATCAGCTTGGCAAACAATTTAGAATTCCCAAATAAGAGATTGAGTGAACAAAAGGAAAACAGATAAACCATGTACTTGCACGACTTGTTCCCACAAAAAATGCACAAAAGATTACTTCATGGGTTTTCTTTTTTGGGTCTTTAATTGCAGCCTAATGGTACTTAGCTCCCCTGTGTTGTGTGCGTCCATTTTCCCTTCCTTTCGTACACGTGTACGAAATTGAGAGATTTGTACCAATTCCATAGTTAGGCTTAgactccgttcgcttcgctgaaaaaataagccgaaacaatgttccggttgatttgttgcgagagaaaaaaactattccgactgaaaaaacaagctaaaaagtacggattataagacaagcgaacatggcctagatatataaaaaaaaagcAAATTGAAAAGCGCTTCTTATTCAAAAATTCCACAGCCAGTGAAACTTTCTAAGTAGTAGTAATAACTAGAAGGCAAACTCTTAGCAAACTACTCTGGTCCGGTTTCTAAGGCGTCATAAAGGTCTAATTCATTAGGCGTGGATATGTTTTGAGGCTTGCAGCAGATAACAACATGTTTACtaggtcgtatttggcttataagccatggcttatcaaccaacgaacggtatttttctctcacactaaactagccaacaatactttcagccatggcttataagccaaaccagcccaaacaaaCAGGACGTTAATACTCCCTCTGGTCCTGCTTCTAAGGCGCCATAGCATTTATTTAATTGTCCGATTTTATTAGGCGCGGATGTGTTTTGAGGCTTGCAGCAACAAAATACTCCATCCGGTCCGGTTTCTAAGGTGTCGTACCGTCTCTCTAAAGGTCCGATTCATTAGGCGTGGACGTGTTGCTTGCAGCAACTAAATAGCCCCGGTCCTCTTTCTAAGGCGTCGTAGCATTTCTCTGGATCCGATTCATTAGGGCAGTTCTAATGAAAGAaattagtagtttctataacataaaATACCGCATCAAAAAAGTACTACTTTTCaatccatggtttctatgagtaataattattttctttttctctctcccaactctattttCTTCCTTCAATGGGAGTGCGGCACGAGTccgctagaaactggtggtttctccccaatgacgatttcatggtttcttggtgcattgggtcaacaAAAGACCttatttcttcatgaagaaaccatttctatgatttttgttctctTTATTCATTAATTAcattgccatgtcagcgttttacctacgcaagtcatttaatgagaataaaaaccatcatcaatacaccattagGACTGCCCGTAGGTGTGGACATGTTTTGAGGCTTGCAACAACTAAATACTTAGGTGCTGGCCAATCATGCACGAGGGTGTTACTAAGTAaacatgttcgtttggcttataagtcgtatttttttagccaacgaacagtatttttctctaacaataaatcagtcaacagtactttcagccatggcttatcagccaaatgaATAGGTCAACAAGCGAATATTGGAGCTTAGGCATCCATGCAGACTATTGTTGGCTAATCTCGATTGAGAAATAAATACGGACTCAGGTGCTAGCCAACCACGCGCGAGGGCGTTTGGCATTCTAGCCCAGTATCCCACGGCGGCCGAGTTAATTCTCCATCTGTTCACCTTGACCTTGGTATCAGAAATATTACTCCTCGCGCCTAAGAAATCGGACCGGAGGGAGAAGCCAGGGAGTTACAGTTATTTTCCAGTGGCTCCGGAAGAAGAGATGCACACTATTTCGAAGTGGCTCCGGAAGAACTCGCAGAAGCTTCCTACTGTAAGAGTTCACGTCCAATTCAACTTCGGGCGCATTTGGAGTGCAGTCCAAACAGGAGTACAATTGTCGTTATGCAATTCACGTGTTCCAGATGGTTGTCAGTTCGATCATGAAATGATCAGGAGGTATGAACAATTCGTTGCAGTATCTCCTGGCAAGTTTTCTGCTTGTGGTCATGCGAGCTCCCGCCCCTTCTCCGAACGGTCTGCTAAACACAGATTCACTGCAACTGCAACTGAAATGACCGGCCGATAATAGACACCAAATGGCGCCATTTGTGCCAAATGAAAATAGGGCATGAGGTGTGTCTACAACCACTACCTGCAATACAAAAGGAACTGGTTGTCCCTCACTCTCCAGGGGCAACAATTTAGCTTTATCATGGTCATGACAAAATGAGGATGGTGAAGGACACTGACATCTCTGAACACTGGGTTATGACCAATCAGCATGGCAAACAATTTAGAGGTCCCAAATAAGAGATTGAGAGAACAAAAGGATAATAACAGATAAATACTGGCATGACTTGTTCCCACAAAAAAATGCACAAAAGATTACTTcatagggttttttttttttttggcagaaGATTTCAACATTGACCTGATCATGATTTCAGAATAACAGGAAAACAAACATGACCCATCCGTTATTCTTTGCCTGCCCAGAAAAAAATCAAGAGTAGACTCCTAGGCTGCAGACTTCCCAATCCGTTACTCTGTCTGCTGTCATTATCTATGCTTCCAATTGTGGAGCAGCATCCTTCTCATCAGAGAAGTAATCTTGCCTGTAAAGGAGACCCATAAGTAAATCATGTTCTTCACTCAACATATCAACAACATGACACTTGCTGGCTTGGCTTTGGGACAAACCTTATCTTCCGTGAAAGCTGATACAGGCCTGTACCCGCCATTGCAACGTTAACACTGAAAAGGTTCAAGTTTCTCTGCAACAAGATAACATTCCATGGCAATCAGGTAAGCACCAATTAACATACCAAGGCTAGTATCTCAGTAATTAACATATCAGGCAATCAAATGCGAAAAACAGATGTAAGGACATCAATACTATGAAAAACACAATGCATGCATAATTTCGCTGCGAAACTATGAGCTCATTTCAAAGTCATAAATAATCAGTAAAGTGAAAAAAGTTTTGATTGTCTATTAAGAGTCCAAACTCCTAAGAACAAGAAATTTTATATACATAATCAGTATGGTTAAAATGTTTTGTTGTATGTAGAGTCCAGAACAAGAAATTGCTGTTCTCTGAGATGACAAGTCTTGTGGAACACGTGTGAAGGAGAAGACAGAAGTATCAAGCATAAACTATACAAGCAAATGAATATCAACACTTATTAGAAAATACACCATGAGAATATTAACAGAAGAACCAATTTATTTGCAGCAAGAAAGGTTACGTTAAGATCAAATACAGCCCATATCACCTTGTATATTTCAGTGGACAACTAGAACCaatggacaagtaccacaaactgaTGGCTTACCGGTGTAATAACCAAGCTGTACCTTGACCAAATGAGTCCAGTGCATGCAACAGCTGATCATCATGCAAAAGTGTAAGCATACCAGAATTATACAATAATGCACTTTAACTAAAGTCCATGTTATCTGAAATACAGGGATACAACTTAAAGTGATTGGGTAGCTTAGCCGTACCAACTTGCTGAGGGTAAGATATCTTTTCAGGCGGCTTAGCAAAGTCGGCTATGTTGGCAATGCTAATACCCCATTTGAATGTTGGCGCCCAGAAATGAACTGCAATGAAGGTCAGCTTTGAAGTCAGAGGTTGTGAGGATAGTTTGTTAAGTACACCATGCATCACATTATTGACAAATGAATGCAAATAAGTTTGAGCATTTTTATTTGAGCATTCTTTGCATTTCTGCAGTACAAAGCAAAATTACATTTCCCATCTAGAGGACAGTGTGATAACAAATACTACCAGGAATGCAGATCATGCATAATTTGATATATTGAAATAAGCACAAGCTAAGAAGACATCACTGTGCAAGATGGTTATGGCCACTGCCAGTCTTTATACAGCTTGTCACTGTGCAAGATGGTGATGGCCATTGCCAGTCTTTATACAGCTTGTCACTGTACAAGATGGTGATGGCCATGACCAGCAATGACGAACAGAACATTACGTAATATGAGGGATGATTTTGTTCACTGTTAACAAAGAAAGATAGAGAAAGATTAAAGTCCAGAAAACAACTAACTAGTTTTGGGGCCAGCAGGGTGGTTCCAAAAGGCCTGAAGCTTTGTAGCAGCCATTCAAACTAGAGCACTATTCCCTGCCCCTTTTGAAGAGTTCACCCAGCTAATGCTTCTGTGGTCCCCCTACAAGTAAGAAAACCAAATGATGTCTGTGAGCCATCCATTCATCATTCAACAAAAAAGTAGAGATGCCACGGAAGGGTCCTTTAATCGGTAGTAACGGGCATAGAGAAAACATATCCAGAACATGACAGTACAACAGTTTTGCAGTCATACAAACTGGTAATAGGTGTAGGAAGGTCAAATTCATCAATTTTAATGGCACCCTGCAATATCAAAATATCAGAACATATCCCAATGTCATCATGTCAATCGACATCAAACCCCCACCTACAGTGACAAGAACCAACAAGGTTTCCCACGTTATTACACCTTTTTGAAATTGCTTTACTTTTTCAACGCTTTACTTTTTCAGAGAAGCAAGTAGAAACTTCGTATGGAATATATGTTTCGAACAAGCACGGCCCATGGAGTAACACACTGAAAATTAGATTGATCATTCCATCAATCGAGAAGGAAACTAGTACGGATAGCCATCCAAGCTCAATCAAATCCTGCAAACCATCCAAGTACAGCCGTTCCATGAACAGTAACTACAAATCACTGTTC
This DNA window, taken from Miscanthus floridulus cultivar M001 chromosome 13, ASM1932011v1, whole genome shotgun sequence, encodes the following:
- the LOC136501140 gene encoding mitochondrial pyruvate carrier 4-like, which translates into the protein MAATKLQAFWNHPAGPKTIHFWAPTFKWGISIANIADFAKPPEKISYPQQVAVACTGLIWSRYSLVITPRNLNLFSVNVAMAGTGLYQLSRKIRQDYFSDEKDAAPQLEA